From a region of the Alkalidesulfovibrio alkalitolerans DSM 16529 genome:
- a CDS encoding GTP-binding signal recognition particle SRP54 G- domain-containing protein has product MRVKTFRGKNTKAVLDQVKRELGAGAVILSTQSKRENGICFCEVMAAVEHETPGDGAGQSGPGGGASPDSDTREDVMSLKREWGQIKEVLLGLAGDRIDLESLTPLQQQGLRFLEEDGVHRQVVIRLFARLSRDRDCSLLKALSEVVPVRALTPAAFPHKVQAFSGPSGVGKTTQLIRMALAVQKASPKARICLVSADCERGKGRLLLKHYAQLSKMTFREIHGPDDAADVMAALHGFDRVFVDLPAVARGKRLGNVLRELGMAEIPSMDVHLLLSPHYAPAQIDSFLDTYRTAKTVSLIWTKLDEACTFGSIVNAAESCGLPTSALVGGPGLRDAAPLTEAMTLWKLLFKHELPKAAQDAPRQGHATGQAA; this is encoded by the coding sequence ATGCGGGTTAAGACGTTTCGCGGCAAGAACACGAAGGCCGTGCTGGACCAGGTGAAGCGGGAGCTCGGAGCGGGCGCCGTGATCCTCTCCACGCAGTCCAAGCGGGAAAACGGCATCTGCTTTTGCGAAGTCATGGCCGCCGTGGAGCATGAAACGCCCGGCGACGGTGCAGGACAATCCGGCCCCGGCGGCGGAGCCTCACCCGACTCGGACACACGGGAGGACGTCATGAGCCTCAAGCGCGAATGGGGACAGATCAAAGAGGTGCTGCTCGGCCTGGCCGGAGACCGCATCGACCTCGAAAGCCTCACCCCGCTGCAGCAGCAGGGCCTGCGCTTTCTCGAAGAAGACGGAGTCCATCGTCAGGTGGTGATCCGACTTTTCGCGCGTCTGAGTCGCGATCGCGACTGCTCGCTGCTCAAGGCGCTCTCCGAGGTCGTGCCTGTCAGGGCGCTGACGCCCGCCGCCTTCCCCCACAAAGTGCAGGCATTTTCAGGGCCGAGCGGCGTGGGCAAGACGACGCAGCTCATCCGCATGGCCCTTGCCGTGCAGAAAGCCTCGCCCAAGGCCCGCATCTGCCTCGTCAGCGCTGACTGCGAGCGCGGCAAGGGACGCCTTCTGCTCAAGCACTACGCCCAGCTCTCGAAGATGACCTTTCGCGAAATCCACGGTCCCGACGACGCGGCCGACGTCATGGCCGCCCTGCACGGCTTCGATCGCGTCTTCGTCGATCTGCCCGCAGTGGCGCGCGGCAAACGCCTGGGGAACGTGCTGCGCGAACTCGGAATGGCCGAGATTCCCTCCATGGACGTGCACCTGCTCCTTTCGCCGCATTACGCGCCAGCCCAGATCGACAGCTTCCTGGACACCTACCGCACCGCCAAAACGGTTTCCCTGATCTGGACGAAGCTCGACGAAGCCTGTACGTTCGGGTCGATCGTCAACGCGGCCGAATCCTGCGGACTGCCCACGAGCGCCCTGGTCGGCGGTCCCGGACTCCGCGACGCGGCCCCGTTGACCGAGGCCATGACCCTGTGGAAGCTGCTCTTCAAGCATGAACTGCCCAAGGCCGCGCAAGACGCCCCCCGTCAGGGCCACGCGACAGGGCAGGCGGCCTAA